The sequence below is a genomic window from Thermoplasmatales archaeon.
CGAAAAGAAAAGTTGAGGAGGCAATTGAAAATGAAATAGGTAAATAATTAGCCAGCCCGTTATTTTGCGTACCTTCGCAACTCCGCGCTTCCTTCGCTCGGCTGGTGCTATCGCACTTGTCTAACAGCGTATAAGAAGAGAGAAAATTTTTTCTCTTGCAGAGGGAAAAGATGGAAAATCAATAATGAGTATTCAAGAAATATGTGGAGAAAAAGGAATAATTTTTGGAATGCCTGTTGAAGAAAGAGAGGGGATAATATATAATTCCGCTGTTTTTGTTAAGCCAGAGGGAGTGGAGATATATAACAAAAATTTTCTTGCAAATTTTGGACCATTTGAAGAAAAATTCTATTTTTCTCCTGGAAAAAGCCTGCCCGTTTTTAATTTTAAGGGATGGAAAATAGGCATTGTTATATGCTATGACATTTTCTTCCCTGAATTGGTAAAAGGAATGGCATTAAAAGGAGCGGATTTAATTGTATGTATATCAGCATCCCCATCCACAACAAGGAAGCAATTTGAAAGTGTTCTTCCTGTAAGAGCAATAGAAAATACAGCATTTGTATGTTATTCAAATCTTGTTGGAGAAGAAAATGGTTTATCCTTCTGGGGAGGAAGCAGGATATACAAGCCAGATGGAGAAATAATAAATAAAACAGAGTATTTCAAGGAAGAAAGCATATTATGCGATATTGATATAAATGAATTAAGGAATGCAAGAATTGCTCGCCCGACATTAAAAGATACAGTTTCAGATATATTCCTTGAGTTATATAACATTTCACGCTTTAAAGAAGTTTTTAATGAATATGTGAAGATCGGGATTGAAATGGGAGAAAAAGCTAAAAGAGAGATGAAAATAAGCGAGGTTGATTTGTATGGAAATGAAGATATAGCATTTGGAATAAAAATTGCAACAGGTTGCAGGGTAAATTTATATAGAAGCAATGAAATAAAAGCAATATTTAAGGGAGATAAAGAGATGGAGATAAAACCTGAAAACAACAAAACTTTTTAATAAGCCTTTGTATTCTATTTAAA
It includes:
- a CDS encoding carbon-nitrogen hydrolase family protein; this translates as MSIQEICGEKGIIFGMPVEEREGIIYNSAVFVKPEGVEIYNKNFLANFGPFEEKFYFSPGKSLPVFNFKGWKIGIVICYDIFFPELVKGMALKGADLIVCISASPSTTRKQFESVLPVRAIENTAFVCYSNLVGEENGLSFWGGSRIYKPDGEIINKTEYFKEESILCDIDINELRNARIARPTLKDTVSDIFLELYNISRFKEVFNEYVKIGIEMGEKAKREMKISEVDLYGNEDIAFGIKIATGCRVNLYRSNEIKAIFKGDKEMEIKPENNKTF